One Agrobacterium vaccinii DNA window includes the following coding sequences:
- the araD1 gene encoding AraD1 family protein: protein MLISQIKNANGSIIVAARDEGGQARAVNNAESVYALALEAANAGKTLVEVIEARGYGDAIDLEEAYAEGKFLPPITHPDPAHLHLTGTGLTHLGSAATRDSMHKKAGEAAEETLTDSMKMFKMGHENGKPAAGQKGVQPEWFYKGNGHVATAPGAALMSPSFALDGGEEPEMAGIYVISDEGQAFRIGFAVSNEFSDHVTERMNYLYLAHSKLRPASFGPEIRIGAPPSDIRGTSRILRDGKVIFEKPFLSGEDNMSHTFANLEYHHFKYGLFRAPGEVHVHMFGTATLSFADGVKPEAGDVFEIEAEGFGLPLRNVLKVEMEETISIGQL from the coding sequence GTGCTGATTTCTCAGATCAAGAATGCGAACGGAAGCATTATCGTCGCCGCTCGTGACGAGGGTGGACAGGCGCGTGCTGTAAACAATGCAGAGTCCGTCTACGCGCTGGCACTCGAAGCTGCCAATGCCGGCAAGACGCTGGTTGAGGTCATCGAAGCGCGCGGTTATGGCGATGCTATCGACCTCGAGGAAGCCTATGCTGAAGGCAAGTTCCTGCCGCCGATCACGCATCCAGATCCTGCCCATCTGCACCTGACAGGTACCGGCCTTACCCATCTGGGTTCGGCTGCCACGCGTGACAGCATGCATAAGAAGGCTGGCGAAGCGGCAGAGGAAACGCTGACCGACTCGATGAAGATGTTCAAGATGGGCCACGAAAATGGAAAGCCTGCTGCGGGCCAGAAGGGCGTTCAGCCTGAGTGGTTCTATAAGGGTAATGGCCATGTCGCGACCGCACCAGGTGCGGCTCTGATGTCGCCGTCGTTTGCGCTTGATGGTGGTGAAGAGCCCGAAATGGCTGGTATTTACGTTATCTCCGATGAAGGCCAGGCCTTCCGCATCGGCTTTGCCGTTTCCAACGAGTTTTCGGATCACGTCACGGAGCGGATGAACTATCTCTATCTCGCCCACTCCAAGCTGCGCCCGGCAAGCTTCGGCCCAGAAATCCGTATCGGCGCTCCGCCGTCGGATATCCGCGGTACGTCCCGCATCCTACGCGACGGCAAGGTCATTTTCGAAAAGCCGTTTCTGTCGGGTGAGGATAATATGTCCCACACCTTCGCCAATCTGGAATACCACCACTTCAAATACGGCCTATTCCGCGCACCAGGCGAAGTCCACGTCCACATGTTCGGCACGGCAACGCTATCCTTCGCAGATGGCGTAAAGCCCGAAGCAGGCGACGTCTTCGAAATCGAAGCCGAAGGTTTCGGCCTGCCGCTGCGCAATGTGCTAAAGGTGGAAATGGAAGAAACCATCTCCATCGGCCAACTCTGA
- the mmsB gene encoding multiple monosaccharide ABC transporter permease: MSSANTSTEESNVVSVGSYIRANIREYGMLIALVAIMVFFQFYTGGILFRPVNLTNLILQNSFIVIMSLGMLLVIVAGHIDLSVGSIVAFVGAVAAILTVQWGMNPLLAALICLGVGGLIGAAQGYWIAYHRIPSFIVTLAGMLVFRGLTLFVLGGKNIGPFPVDFQVVSTGFLPDIGGIEGINVTSMVLTLAITLALFVLALRRRQVNVRHGIDVEPFGFFIVQNLLIAGAILFLGYQLSTYRGLPNVLIVMLVLIALYSFVTRRTTIGRRIYAMGGNEKATKLSGINTERLSFLTFVNMGVLAGLAGMIIATRLNSATPKAGVGFELDVIAACFIGGASASGGVGKITGAVIGAFIMGVMNNGMSIVGLGIDFQQMVKGLVLLAAVFFDVYNKNKG, from the coding sequence ATGAGTTCGGCCAACACATCCACCGAAGAAAGCAACGTCGTTTCAGTCGGCTCGTATATTCGCGCCAACATTCGCGAATACGGCATGCTGATCGCGCTCGTCGCCATCATGGTTTTCTTCCAGTTTTACACCGGCGGTATTCTGTTTCGCCCTGTTAACCTGACGAACCTGATCCTCCAGAACTCGTTCATCGTCATCATGTCGCTCGGCATGCTGCTGGTCATCGTCGCAGGGCATATCGACCTTTCAGTTGGCTCGATCGTCGCCTTCGTCGGCGCGGTCGCGGCCATCCTGACCGTGCAATGGGGCATGAATCCGCTTCTGGCGGCGCTCATCTGCCTTGGCGTCGGTGGTCTGATCGGTGCGGCGCAGGGCTACTGGATCGCCTATCACCGCATTCCGTCCTTCATCGTGACACTGGCGGGCATGCTCGTCTTCCGCGGCCTGACGCTCTTCGTGCTGGGCGGTAAGAACATCGGTCCGTTTCCTGTCGATTTCCAGGTCGTCAGCACCGGCTTCTTGCCGGATATCGGTGGTATCGAAGGCATCAACGTCACATCCATGGTGCTGACGCTCGCGATCACGCTTGCTCTGTTCGTGCTGGCTTTGCGCCGCCGTCAGGTGAATGTTCGCCACGGTATCGATGTCGAGCCTTTCGGCTTCTTCATCGTCCAGAACCTGCTGATCGCTGGCGCAATCCTGTTCCTCGGCTACCAGCTTTCGACCTATCGTGGCCTGCCAAACGTCCTCATCGTCATGCTGGTTCTGATCGCGCTTTATAGCTTCGTCACGCGCCGCACGACCATTGGTCGTCGTATCTACGCCATGGGCGGTAACGAGAAGGCGACGAAGCTTTCCGGCATCAACACCGAGCGACTGAGCTTCCTAACCTTCGTCAACATGGGTGTGCTGGCTGGTCTCGCCGGTATGATCATCGCGACGCGTCTGAACTCCGCAACGCCGAAAGCTGGCGTGGGCTTCGAGCTTGACGTTATCGCGGCCTGCTTTATCGGCGGTGCTTCGGCATCCGGCGGCGTTGGCAAGATCACCGGTGCTGTTATCGGTGCGTTCATCATGGGCGTTATGAACAACGGCATGTCGATCGTCGGTCTCGGCATCGACTTCCAGCAGATGGTCAAGGGCCTCGTGCTTCTCGCCGCCGTCTTCTTCGACGTCTACAACAAGAACAAGGGCTGA
- the gguA gene encoding sugar ABC transporter ATP-binding protein GguA, translating to MDNTILEMRNITKTFPGVKALENVNLKVRQGEIHALVGENGAGKSTLMKVLSGVYPAGTYDGEIHYEGQLRNFRAINDSEEIGIIIIHQELALVPLLSIAENIFLGNEIATNGVISWQQTFNRTRELLKKVGLKESPETLITDIGVGKQQLVEIAKALSKSVKLLILDEPTASLNESDSEALLNLLIEFRKQGLTSIIITHKLNEVRKVADQITVLRDGMTVKTLDCHNEEISEDVIIRNMVGRDLEDRYPPRDVPIGETILEVKNWNAYHQQHRDRQVLHDINVNVRKGEVVGIAGLMGAGRTEFAMSVFGKSYGHKITGDVLIHGKPVDVSTVRKAIDAGLAYVTEDRKHLGLVLNDNILHNTTLANLAGVSSASVIDDHKEMSVANDFRKRLRIRSSGIFQETVNLSGGNQQKVVLSKWLFSNPDVLILDEPTRGIDVGAKYEIYTIINQLAADGKGVLMISSEMPELLGNCDRIYVMNEGRIVAELPKGEASQESIMRAIMRSGEKN from the coding sequence ATGGACAATACCATCCTCGAAATGCGGAATATCACCAAGACGTTTCCGGGCGTGAAAGCGCTGGAGAACGTGAACCTCAAGGTTCGCCAGGGTGAGATACACGCACTCGTCGGCGAAAACGGTGCCGGAAAGTCGACCCTCATGAAGGTCCTTTCAGGCGTTTACCCCGCTGGCACCTATGACGGTGAAATTCACTACGAAGGTCAGCTGCGAAATTTCCGCGCGATCAACGACAGTGAAGAAATAGGCATCATCATCATTCACCAGGAATTGGCCCTGGTCCCGCTTCTGTCGATTGCGGAAAACATTTTTCTCGGCAACGAGATCGCCACCAATGGCGTCATCAGCTGGCAGCAGACGTTCAACCGCACGCGCGAGCTGTTGAAAAAGGTTGGCCTCAAGGAATCACCTGAGACGCTGATCACCGACATCGGTGTGGGTAAGCAGCAGCTGGTGGAAATCGCCAAGGCTCTTTCCAAGAGCGTGAAGCTCCTGATCCTCGACGAGCCAACGGCATCGCTGAACGAAAGCGATTCGGAAGCGCTCCTCAACCTGTTGATCGAGTTCCGCAAGCAGGGCCTGACCTCCATCATTATCACGCACAAGCTGAACGAAGTGCGTAAGGTGGCAGACCAGATCACGGTTCTGCGCGATGGTATGACGGTCAAGACCCTCGACTGTCATAACGAAGAGATCAGCGAAGACGTGATCATCCGCAACATGGTGGGCCGCGATCTCGAAGACCGCTATCCGCCACGCGATGTGCCGATCGGCGAAACCATTCTCGAAGTCAAGAACTGGAACGCCTATCACCAGCAGCACCGGGATCGTCAGGTTCTACATGATATCAACGTCAATGTCCGCAAGGGCGAGGTCGTGGGTATTGCTGGCCTGATGGGCGCTGGCCGCACCGAATTTGCGATGAGCGTGTTCGGCAAGTCCTATGGTCATAAGATCACCGGCGACGTTCTGATCCATGGCAAGCCTGTGGATGTCAGCACTGTTCGCAAAGCGATCGATGCCGGTCTTGCCTACGTAACCGAAGACCGCAAGCATCTGGGCCTCGTGCTCAACGACAATATTTTGCACAACACCACGCTTGCCAATCTTGCTGGTGTGTCGTCTGCAAGCGTCATTGACGACCACAAGGAAATGTCGGTCGCGAACGACTTCCGTAAACGCCTTCGCATCCGCTCGTCCGGCATCTTTCAGGAAACGGTCAACCTTTCCGGCGGCAACCAGCAGAAGGTCGTTCTGTCGAAATGGTTGTTCTCGAACCCTGACGTTCTCATTCTGGACGAACCGACGCGCGGTATCGATGTCGGCGCGAAATATGAAATCTACACCATTATCAACCAGCTCGCCGCCGACGGAAAAGGCGTTCTGATGATCTCATCGGAAATGCCCGAACTGCTTGGCAATTGCGACCGCATCTACGTTATGAACGAAGGACGGATTGTCGCCGAATTGCCGAAGGGAGAGGCGAGCCAGGAAAGCATCATGCGCGCTATCATGCGCTCAGGGGAGAAGAACTGA
- the chvE gene encoding sugar ABC transporter substrate-binding protein ChvE, translated as MKSIISLFAACAIGAASFAGPVWAQDKGAVGIAMPTKSSARWIDDGNNIVKQLQEAGYTTDLQYADDDIPNQLSQIENMVTKGVKVLVIASIDGTTLSDVLKQAGQQGIKVIAYDRLIRNSGDVSYYATFDNFQVGVLQATSIADKLGLKDGKGPFNIELFGGSPDDNNAFFFYDGAMSVLKPYIDSGKLVVKSGQMGMDKVGTLRWDPATAQARMDNLLSAFYTDAKVDAVLSPYDGISIGIISSLKGVGYGSKDQPLPVVSGQDAEVPSVKSIIAGEQYSTIFKDTRELAKVTVGMVNAVMQGKEPEVNDTKTYENGVKVVPSYLLKPVAVTKENYKQVLVDGGYYKEDQLK; from the coding sequence ATGAAATCCATTATTTCGTTGTTTGCGGCCTGTGCCATCGGCGCTGCATCATTTGCTGGCCCTGTTTGGGCGCAGGACAAGGGCGCAGTCGGCATTGCTATGCCAACGAAGTCTTCCGCACGCTGGATCGATGACGGCAACAACATCGTCAAGCAGCTTCAGGAAGCCGGTTACACAACCGATCTGCAGTACGCTGACGACGATATTCCGAATCAGCTGTCCCAGATTGAAAACATGGTTACCAAGGGCGTAAAGGTTCTGGTTATCGCTTCGATCGACGGCACGACACTGTCTGACGTTCTCAAGCAGGCTGGCCAGCAGGGCATCAAGGTCATCGCTTATGACCGTCTGATCCGTAACAGCGGCGACGTTTCCTACTACGCAACCTTCGACAACTTCCAGGTTGGCGTGTTGCAGGCAACATCGATTGCCGACAAGCTCGGCCTGAAGGATGGCAAGGGTCCATTCAACATCGAACTGTTCGGCGGTTCGCCAGACGACAACAACGCCTTCTTCTTCTACGATGGCGCAATGTCCGTTCTCAAGCCTTACATCGACAGCGGCAAGCTCGTCGTGAAGTCCGGCCAGATGGGCATGGACAAGGTCGGTACGCTGCGTTGGGATCCAGCAACGGCCCAAGCCCGTATGGATAACCTTCTCTCTGCCTTCTACACAGACGCAAAGGTTGACGCTGTTCTGTCGCCTTACGACGGTATCTCCATCGGCATCATCTCCTCGCTCAAGGGCGTAGGTTATGGCTCCAAGGACCAGCCGCTGCCAGTCGTATCCGGTCAGGATGCTGAAGTGCCTTCCGTCAAGTCGATCATCGCTGGCGAGCAGTACTCCACCATCTTCAAGGACACACGCGAACTCGCGAAGGTTACTGTTGGCATGGTCAACGCCGTCATGCAGGGCAAAGAGCCTGAAGTGAACGACACCAAGACCTATGAAAATGGCGTCAAGGTTGTTCCTTCCTACCTCTTGAAGCCAGTTGCTGTTACTAAGGAGAACTACAAGCAGGTTCTCGTTGACGGCGGTTACTACAAAGAAGACCAGCTCAAGTAA